The genome window TTGTACTCCTTATCCGAAAAATATCTTGCTCGCAGCGCCTTACTGCTTTCGCGAAGCGTTGCATCTGGCAAATTACCTAACTCATCCAGCAAGATGTAAATTTGCTTGAGTGGCAAGCCAGAAGGCGTAGCGTTTTCATTTTCCCAACGATTAATCGTGGGAAAGGTCATCCCTAATTCATCCGCCCACTTTTGCTGAGACAGGTTCACCCCTGGCCGCCGTTCTCCCACCAAATTACCGATCGCTGCTTGTTCCGCCCTCAGCCGTTCTATTTTGAGAAGCCTCAGAAGTAACAGGTATAAAGCTGTTTATATTTTACACCTTTGACAGATTCCAGAGGTCAGTCATCACTCTCAAGATATATTTTAGTTGTAGTGGCTTGAAAATATAAACGCTTCACCTTAAAAACCAGTATCGTACCGGAGACGATTCGGCTTTTCTTGAAAGTCTCTGGGT of Oscillatoria nigro-viridis PCC 7112 contains these proteins:
- a CDS encoding helix-turn-helix domain-containing protein, translated to MGERRPGVNLSQQKWADELGMTFPTINRWENENATPSGLPLKQIYILLDELGNLPDATLRESSKALRARYFSDKEYKG